A single Filimonas effusa DNA region contains:
- a CDS encoding tetratricopeptide repeat-containing sensor histidine kinase: protein MRVTMKYRCIACSGFARFATLFFLVIYCSTRTFAQTATLENGPIFPEHQLLRDSNAIQKELKSARSLLESAPDSAIRKLYLSLKSSLSLNYNRGILKSLTDLGVFYHIHNQNAKAIAALQAALYYCDNTISGRNTAVNIYSAIAYRYLFLERNDSAAWYYYRALDEIDASHIKDPDILVNVYSQLILFWLNLNEDPEEQRPDDKYVATANAYLNKAEQLEVKNNITLGKIILSKGHIHYLMHRFDSARFHYHRFIALAKHPDMAVLSSSVTATYTNIARMFLIQKMPDSAILYSHKALQKFKEDGGLDSNLYISSRYNLGEAYNMQHKYQAAIDAALPALLAAETQGPSTQSAGHEILSEAYSGIGNYKLAWEHQKANSDIRDSISVHKSIQTISQMEMKYQMAERNKILTEKELALTSKDNKIKSQKLWIGGTLATTLLIILTGVLLRRQAIHKQKLDALQMQQEKDIALLQAMIDGEEKERNRLANELHDGIGGLLGAIRMQLGAALKTHQVNTQSGEFKHILLLLENAYDELRKTAHNLMPEVLQQEGLDIATSSFCDSIRKTDTLDVHYDTVGLIPRFRPNLELTLYRIIQELLHNIIKHARASEALVQLAFIGDCLSITVEDNGIGMPAAHTNTTQSGMGIKTIQERIRRMGGKFDISSAMEHGTSINIELHLADI from the coding sequence ATGAGAGTAACTATGAAATACCGCTGTATAGCCTGCTCCGGATTTGCCAGGTTCGCAACGCTGTTTTTTCTTGTAATTTATTGCAGCACCCGAACTTTTGCACAAACAGCCACTTTAGAGAACGGCCCTATTTTTCCGGAACACCAGCTATTACGCGATTCAAACGCTATTCAGAAGGAGCTGAAATCTGCCAGATCACTGCTCGAAAGCGCGCCCGACAGCGCTATCCGGAAACTCTACCTCTCTCTCAAAAGCAGCCTTTCTTTAAACTATAACAGGGGTATCTTAAAAAGTCTTACCGACCTGGGTGTGTTTTACCATATCCACAATCAAAACGCAAAAGCCATTGCAGCCTTACAGGCTGCACTCTACTACTGCGACAATACAATAAGTGGCAGAAACACAGCTGTTAATATATATAGCGCTATCGCTTACCGCTACCTCTTTCTTGAACGCAATGATTCTGCCGCCTGGTACTACTACAGGGCATTGGATGAAATAGACGCATCTCATATCAAAGACCCGGATATACTGGTAAATGTTTACTCCCAGCTGATCTTGTTCTGGTTGAATTTAAATGAAGATCCTGAAGAACAACGGCCGGATGACAAGTATGTGGCTACTGCCAACGCCTATTTAAATAAAGCGGAACAACTGGAGGTGAAAAATAATATTACCCTAGGTAAAATAATACTAAGTAAAGGACACATTCACTACCTGATGCACCGGTTCGATTCTGCACGTTTCCACTATCACCGGTTTATAGCATTGGCTAAACATCCCGACATGGCAGTTCTTTCTTCATCTGTAACAGCCACTTACACCAACATAGCCCGTATGTTTCTGATACAGAAAATGCCGGACAGCGCTATTTTATACTCTCATAAAGCACTGCAAAAGTTTAAAGAAGACGGAGGCCTAGATTCAAACCTTTACATAAGCTCCCGTTACAACCTTGGTGAAGCCTATAATATGCAACACAAATACCAGGCTGCCATAGATGCTGCATTACCGGCCCTCCTGGCGGCGGAAACACAAGGCCCTTCAACACAAAGCGCCGGGCATGAAATTCTGTCCGAAGCATATAGCGGCATAGGAAATTACAAACTTGCCTGGGAACACCAGAAAGCCAACTCTGATATACGTGATAGCATTTCCGTTCATAAAAGTATACAAACCATCAGCCAGATGGAAATGAAATACCAGATGGCGGAACGCAACAAAATACTGACCGAAAAAGAACTGGCGCTCACAAGTAAAGACAATAAGATTAAATCGCAAAAGTTATGGATCGGGGGAACCCTGGCCACAACGCTGCTGATAATACTAACCGGTGTTTTATTACGCAGGCAAGCCATCCATAAACAAAAGCTGGATGCGTTGCAAATGCAACAGGAGAAAGACATAGCCTTACTTCAGGCAATGATAGACGGAGAAGAAAAAGAGAGGAACAGGCTGGCTAACGAACTTCATGATGGCATAGGCGGCTTACTCGGAGCTATTCGGATGCAACTGGGCGCAGCGCTTAAAACGCACCAGGTAAATACACAATCCGGAGAATTCAAACATATTTTGCTGCTGCTCGAAAACGCCTATGACGAGCTACGCAAAACAGCTCACAACCTGATGCCGGAGGTATTGCAACAGGAAGGACTCGATATAGCCACAAGCTCGTTTTGCGATAGCATCCGGAAAACAGATACGCTAGATGTACATTATGATACGGTGGGACTAATACCTCGTTTCAGGCCTAACCTGGAATTAACGTTATACAGGATTATACAGGAACTGCTTCATAATATCATCAAACATGCACGCGCCAGTGAAGCACTGGTTCAGTTAGCCTTTATAGGAGATTGCCTGAGCATTACAGTTGAAGATAATGGCATTGGCATGCCAGCCGCACATACCAACACTACGCAAAGTGGAATGGGCATTAAAACAATACAGGAACGGATCAGAAGAATGGGTGGAAAATTCGACATCTCCAGTGCAATGGAGCACGGCACAAGTATCAACATAGAACTTCACCTGGCAGACATCTGA